One region of Priestia megaterium genomic DNA includes:
- a CDS encoding LysR family transcriptional regulator, whose translation MKTEWLESFIETAKTKSLSKASEQLHMTQPALSKQMRKLEEDLGVTLFIRSATGVELTSAGEILLQEGESILSSVHALQKKLVSTQEACDLTIGTWQSMAAFYLPYQLASAKDHNRHIDIKTSHHYYDLLEQLESNQIDGALFDDREIQHTYWSKLLFKEDFYLFVNDQHPLAEKESVSFEDFKEEPIVVLPPGCDVRTLVEKAYNRHNLKMSIANEIEFAQSIMGFISANLGISILPEIFMRHLQSSNIKALPITDFKFKREISLVAKNPDVGKMLYTLFFKTRS comes from the coding sequence ATGAAAACAGAATGGCTTGAGTCTTTTATTGAAACAGCCAAAACAAAAAGCTTAAGCAAAGCAAGCGAACAGCTGCATATGACGCAGCCCGCGCTCAGTAAGCAAATGAGAAAACTAGAAGAAGATTTAGGAGTAACATTATTTATTCGCTCCGCTACAGGAGTAGAATTAACCTCAGCAGGTGAAATTCTTTTACAAGAAGGTGAATCCATACTATCAAGCGTTCATGCTCTTCAAAAAAAATTAGTGTCTACGCAAGAAGCTTGTGATTTAACTATCGGAACGTGGCAAAGTATGGCTGCTTTTTACTTACCTTATCAACTGGCTTCTGCTAAAGACCACAATCGCCATATTGATATAAAAACCTCGCATCACTATTATGATTTGTTAGAGCAGTTAGAAAGCAATCAAATTGATGGAGCTTTATTTGATGATCGAGAGATTCAACATACTTACTGGTCAAAATTATTATTCAAAGAAGACTTTTATTTATTTGTGAATGATCAGCACCCGTTAGCCGAAAAAGAAAGCGTATCATTTGAAGATTTCAAAGAAGAACCCATTGTAGTTCTCCCTCCAGGGTGCGATGTTCGGACACTAGTAGAAAAAGCGTACAATCGTCATAACTTAAAAATGTCCATTGCCAATGAAATTGAATTTGCTCAAAGTATTATGGGATTTATTTCAGCTAATTTAGGTATTTCAATTCTCCCTGAAATTTTTATGCGCCATTTACAAAGCTCAAACATTAAAGCATTGCCTATTACAGACTTCAAATTCAAAAGAGAAATTTCATTAGTGGCAAAAAATCCTGACGTGGGGAAAATGCTTTATACACTGTTTTTCAAAACACGATCTTAA
- a CDS encoding type III polyketide synthase produces MPKIISVGFGVPPYELTQQDTLLFAKELFSESFKDINRLLTVFQNGQIEKRNFAKDLSWFQEDHTFEEKNDAFIECAVELGTKAIEECLTNKDYVSTPLPCGEIDAIFYVSTSGVATPSIEARIMNKLAFSDHTKRIPIWGLGCAGGASGLSRAYEYCKAFPRAKVLVLSVELCSLTFQRNDRSKSNLIGTSLFADGVAAALVAGDEADITFSRSKSFPYILHTQSTLMPNSEDVMGWEIKNDGLFVVFSKDIPTIIDSWLGGEVESFLQTQNLTSRDLKHFVAHPGGKKVLEAYVSTLSLNENMIADSLDVLKNHGNMSSATVLYVLDRFMKKEIPSKEYGLLTALGPGFSSEMLLLEWR; encoded by the coding sequence ATGCCAAAAATTATCTCAGTTGGATTTGGAGTTCCCCCCTATGAATTAACTCAGCAAGACACGCTGCTATTTGCAAAAGAACTTTTTTCCGAGTCGTTTAAAGATATTAATCGTCTGCTGACCGTTTTTCAAAATGGTCAAATTGAAAAACGTAATTTTGCCAAAGACTTATCTTGGTTTCAAGAAGATCATACATTCGAAGAAAAAAATGATGCTTTTATAGAATGTGCTGTTGAATTAGGTACAAAAGCCATTGAAGAATGCTTAACAAATAAAGACTATGTAAGTACCCCCTTGCCGTGTGGAGAAATTGATGCTATTTTTTACGTTTCAACAAGCGGTGTAGCTACGCCTAGCATTGAAGCTCGAATTATGAATAAGCTTGCGTTTTCAGACCATACAAAAAGAATCCCTATATGGGGATTAGGGTGTGCCGGAGGAGCATCTGGACTTTCAAGGGCTTACGAATATTGCAAAGCCTTTCCGCGCGCTAAAGTTCTTGTATTATCCGTTGAGCTGTGCAGTTTGACTTTTCAGCGGAATGATCGTTCAAAAAGCAACTTAATCGGTACATCTTTATTTGCTGATGGAGTAGCAGCTGCTTTAGTCGCAGGTGACGAAGCAGATATCACTTTTTCCCGTTCAAAAAGCTTTCCTTACATTTTACATACACAATCGACGCTTATGCCAAATTCCGAAGACGTAATGGGATGGGAGATTAAAAATGATGGGTTATTTGTTGTCTTTTCAAAAGATATTCCCACTATTATCGATTCGTGGTTAGGCGGAGAAGTTGAGTCTTTTTTACAAACTCAGAATTTGACCAGTCGGGATTTAAAACATTTTGTTGCTCATCCTGGAGGGAAAAAAGTGCTTGAAGCATATGTATCAACGCTATCGCTAAACGAAAATATGATTGCTGATTCACTAGATGTACTTAAAAACCATGGAAACATGTCTTCGGCAACCGTTTTATATGTGCTAGACCGCTTTATGAAGAAAGAAATTCCGAGTAAAGAATACGGTTTATTAACAGCTCTTGGTCCTGGATTTAGTTCTGAAATGCTTCTATTAGAGTGGAGGTAA
- a CDS encoding NAD-dependent succinate-semialdehyde dehydrogenase, which yields MYPNKLYINGEWTTTEEKIDVINPATKEVIGQIPKAGAKEAALAADAAATAFKTWSKRTAQERSAILMRWHQLIENHKDELAEIMTTEQGKPFAEAKGEVQYGNDYIAWFAEEGKRVYGETIPAHHTHKRITVKKQPVGVVAAITPWNFPAAMITRKVAPALAAGCTIVLKPSEETPFTAFRLVELAEEAGVPKGVINVVTGDAAAIGDTWQKDGRIRKLTFTGSTAVGKHLMRGAADTVKKLSLELGGHAPFIITENADLDAAVNGVIASKFVNAGQTCICTNRVYVQESIADAFVEKFAAKAAELTVGNGLEEGTQVGPLINDKAVEKVKAQIADAKSKGAKVVVGGQAITTKNGFFMEPTIITNVTDDMNCMFEETFGPLAPVATFKTVEEAVERANNSPYGLAAYVFTENIKEATFVSEELEYGIVGVNDGSPSAAQAPFGGFKESGLGREGSHYGIEDYLEVKYISMGL from the coding sequence ATGTATCCAAACAAACTATATATTAACGGTGAATGGACAACAACAGAAGAGAAAATTGATGTGATTAATCCAGCAACAAAAGAAGTTATAGGACAAATTCCCAAGGCAGGCGCAAAGGAAGCAGCACTTGCCGCTGATGCAGCAGCGACAGCTTTTAAAACATGGTCGAAAAGAACCGCTCAAGAGCGCAGTGCTATTTTAATGAGATGGCATCAACTTATTGAAAATCATAAAGATGAACTAGCAGAAATTATGACAACGGAACAAGGCAAACCATTTGCAGAAGCAAAAGGTGAAGTGCAGTATGGCAATGATTATATTGCTTGGTTTGCTGAAGAAGGAAAGCGTGTATATGGTGAAACGATTCCAGCTCATCATACGCATAAGCGTATTACGGTTAAAAAACAGCCTGTTGGCGTTGTAGCAGCTATTACGCCATGGAACTTCCCTGCAGCCATGATTACGCGTAAAGTGGCCCCAGCTCTTGCAGCAGGATGTACAATTGTTTTAAAACCATCTGAAGAAACACCATTTACAGCATTTCGTTTAGTAGAACTCGCAGAAGAAGCGGGCGTTCCAAAAGGTGTGATCAATGTTGTTACTGGAGATGCAGCAGCTATTGGCGACACATGGCAAAAAGACGGACGCATCCGAAAATTAACATTTACTGGTTCAACAGCGGTTGGTAAACATCTAATGCGCGGTGCTGCTGATACTGTGAAAAAATTATCGCTGGAATTAGGCGGTCATGCACCGTTTATCATAACAGAAAATGCAGATTTAGACGCTGCTGTAAACGGCGTAATTGCTTCTAAGTTTGTCAACGCAGGTCAAACGTGCATCTGCACAAACCGCGTATACGTACAAGAATCCATTGCAGATGCTTTCGTTGAAAAATTTGCAGCAAAAGCGGCGGAATTAACAGTAGGAAACGGATTAGAAGAAGGTACACAAGTTGGACCGTTAATTAACGACAAAGCGGTTGAGAAAGTAAAAGCACAAATTGCGGATGCAAAAAGTAAAGGAGCTAAAGTTGTAGTTGGCGGACAAGCTATAACAACTAAAAACGGTTTCTTTATGGAGCCGACAATTATCACAAATGTAACTGATGACATGAATTGCATGTTTGAAGAAACGTTTGGACCATTGGCACCTGTAGCAACATTCAAAACAGTAGAAGAAGCCGTAGAACGAGCAAACAATAGCCCTTATGGTTTAGCAGCTTACGTATTTACAGAAAACATCAAAGAAGCAACATTTGTATCTGAAGAATTAGAGTACGGCATTGTAGGAGTAAATGATGGCTCTCCATCTGCAGCTCAAGCTCCATTCGGCGGCTTTAAAGAAAGTGGCCTTGGACGTGAAGGAAGTCATTACGGCATTGAAGATTATTTAGAAGTAAAATATATCTCAATGGGACTTTAA
- a CDS encoding xanthine phosphoribosyltransferase yields the protein MKALQNKILTDGIVLSDTVLKVDTFLNHQMDPVLMKEIGEEFASRFENAGITKILTIESSGIAPAIMTALKLNVEMVFARKRKSLTLQDGLITSKVYSFTKKEENEISVADKFIREDDVILIIDDFLANGQAAFGLMDIVQKAGAKVGGIGIVIEKAFQDGGKQIRKSGVKVESLARIQSLSNGKVTFAEDKPTVEV from the coding sequence ATGAAAGCTTTGCAAAACAAAATTTTAACAGATGGAATCGTATTATCGGACACGGTTTTAAAAGTAGACACATTTTTAAACCACCAAATGGATCCTGTACTGATGAAAGAAATTGGAGAAGAATTTGCTTCGCGCTTTGAAAATGCAGGAATTACGAAGATTTTAACGATTGAATCATCAGGAATTGCTCCAGCGATTATGACCGCATTGAAGCTAAACGTTGAGATGGTGTTTGCCAGAAAAAGAAAATCTTTAACACTTCAAGACGGACTCATTACATCAAAAGTATATTCATTTACAAAAAAAGAAGAAAATGAAATTTCAGTTGCTGATAAATTTATTCGAGAAGATGACGTGATTTTAATTATTGATGACTTTTTAGCAAACGGCCAAGCTGCATTCGGCTTGATGGATATCGTGCAAAAAGCAGGTGCTAAAGTAGGCGGCATTGGTATTGTTATTGAAAAAGCGTTCCAAGATGGAGGAAAACAAATTCGTAAATCAGGCGTTAAAGTAGAATCATTAGCGCGCATTCAGTCTTTATCAAATGGTAAAGTTACATTTGCTGAAGATAAACCAACAGTGGAGGTTTAA
- a CDS encoding nucleobase:cation symporter-2 family protein: MNKGKVFSLGLQHVLAMYGGAIVVPLIVGGAIGLTQQQLTYLVAIDLFMCGVATLLQVWKNRFFGIGLPVVLGCTFTAVGPMISIGGSYGVSSIYGSIIVAGLLIVLLSAFLGKLVKFFPPLVTGSVVTIIGITLIPVAIKDLAGGEGSKDFGSLSNLGLGFGVLLLIIVLYRFTKGFMRSVSVLLGLVVGTIAASFMGKVDFSGVKEEAWIHMPHVFYFGMPTFNIMAILTMFLVLLVGIVESTGVYFAVSDICKKEVDEKDLSKGYRAEGLAILLGGFFNAFPYTAYSQNVGLLQLSGVRTRNVVFAASGILIILGFLPKIAAVTTVIPSSVLGGAMVAMFGMVISSGIKILSQVDLAKQENLLVIACSVGMGLGVTVVPELFKNLPESLQVLTGSGIVMGSFTAIFLNIVFNMMKSPRAQVADTKLTNEAISK, from the coding sequence ATGAATAAAGGAAAAGTCTTTTCACTTGGTTTACAGCATGTTTTAGCTATGTACGGAGGTGCGATTGTTGTCCCGCTTATTGTTGGAGGAGCCATTGGCTTGACTCAGCAGCAGCTTACGTATTTAGTGGCGATTGACTTATTTATGTGCGGTGTGGCAACGTTGCTGCAAGTATGGAAAAATCGTTTTTTCGGTATTGGTCTTCCAGTTGTATTAGGGTGTACGTTTACTGCCGTAGGACCTATGATTTCAATTGGAGGTTCTTACGGCGTTTCCTCCATATATGGTTCTATTATCGTCGCCGGTTTACTCATTGTCCTTCTTTCTGCTTTTCTAGGTAAATTGGTTAAGTTTTTCCCTCCTTTAGTTACGGGTTCGGTTGTAACAATTATTGGAATTACGTTAATTCCTGTAGCGATTAAAGATTTAGCTGGAGGAGAAGGAAGTAAAGATTTTGGCAGCTTGAGCAATTTAGGTTTAGGTTTTGGCGTTTTGCTATTAATTATTGTTCTGTATCGATTTACAAAAGGATTTATGCGCTCCGTCTCTGTGTTATTAGGATTGGTTGTTGGAACAATTGCAGCGTCTTTTATGGGAAAAGTCGATTTTTCCGGCGTAAAAGAAGAAGCGTGGATTCATATGCCGCACGTGTTTTACTTTGGGATGCCAACGTTTAATATTATGGCCATCCTGACAATGTTCCTTGTTTTACTTGTTGGCATTGTCGAGTCCACAGGCGTTTATTTTGCCGTTAGTGATATTTGTAAAAAAGAAGTGGATGAAAAAGATTTATCTAAAGGCTATCGTGCAGAAGGATTGGCGATTTTATTAGGCGGATTTTTTAACGCATTTCCTTATACAGCGTATTCTCAAAATGTAGGACTTTTACAGTTGTCAGGTGTTCGCACAAGAAATGTTGTATTTGCAGCGAGTGGAATTTTAATCATTTTGGGCTTTCTACCTAAAATCGCAGCCGTGACGACAGTTATCCCGAGCTCTGTACTTGGAGGAGCTATGGTAGCCATGTTTGGGATGGTCATCTCTTCAGGTATAAAAATCCTTAGTCAAGTTGATTTAGCAAAACAAGAAAACCTTCTTGTAATTGCATGTTCGGTTGGTATGGGTCTAGGGGTGACGGTTGTACCTGAACTCTTCAAAAACTTACCAGAGAGTCTTCAAGTTCTCACTGGAAGCGGTATTGTGATGGGGAGTTTTACAGCAATCTTTTTAAATATTGTCTTTAATATGATGAAATCACCACGTGCGCAAGTTGCGGACACAAAGTTAACAAATGAAGCAATATCGAAATAA
- a CDS encoding isoprenylcysteine carboxyl methyltransferase family protein codes for MFFYSFFVFIILQRLCELVIAKRNEAWMKKQGAYEAGQSHYKWMVSMHAAFFAALFTEVYVLNGGMYHFSFLLFSFFVLVQLARVWAISSLGKYWNTKIIVLPNAKVVLRGPYRFMKHPNYTVVAAELVLVPLMFQAYWTLAIFSVFNLCILAVRIPLEEQALTNETNYGEVMQNTGRFFPAKKSQN; via the coding sequence TTGTTTTTTTATAGTTTTTTTGTATTTATTATCTTACAGCGTCTATGTGAATTGGTGATTGCCAAAAGAAATGAAGCTTGGATGAAGAAGCAGGGAGCATACGAAGCTGGTCAAAGTCACTACAAATGGATGGTAAGCATGCACGCCGCTTTTTTTGCTGCTCTTTTTACGGAAGTGTATGTGTTAAACGGTGGAATGTATCACTTTTCTTTTTTGTTGTTTAGCTTTTTTGTGCTTGTGCAACTTGCAAGAGTATGGGCTATTTCTTCATTAGGAAAGTATTGGAATACAAAAATTATCGTCTTGCCTAACGCGAAGGTTGTGCTAAGAGGTCCTTATCGGTTTATGAAGCACCCAAATTATACAGTTGTAGCGGCAGAATTGGTGTTAGTTCCGCTTATGTTTCAGGCATACTGGACGTTAGCTATTTTTTCTGTTTTCAATTTGTGTATATTAGCCGTTAGAATTCCTTTAGAAGAGCAAGCGCTAACGAATGAAACAAATTATGGCGAGGTCATGCAAAATACGGGACGTTTCTTTCCTGCAAAAAAATCTCAAAACTAA
- a CDS encoding GNAT family N-acetyltransferase, which yields MITAEKNIVKFKAKDGREVTIRPAKASDAEHITTAVREIIEAGEFIQKDEPRTVQEEQDFIASVEKNNHMYVVAEVEGEVLGIARVLRGEIKMKRHTGLFRTWLISKAQGMGIGKQFMNYTLNWCKENNLHKLSLTVFASNKVAYELYKKVGFEQEGVMKEQAYFNNEYVDEIYMSIFFS from the coding sequence ATGATTACAGCAGAGAAAAACATAGTGAAATTTAAAGCAAAAGACGGACGTGAAGTCACTATACGCCCTGCAAAGGCAAGTGATGCAGAGCATATTACAACAGCGGTAAGAGAAATTATTGAGGCCGGGGAATTTATTCAAAAAGATGAGCCGCGCACAGTCCAAGAAGAGCAAGATTTTATTGCATCAGTAGAAAAGAACAATCACATGTACGTTGTAGCTGAAGTCGAAGGTGAAGTGCTTGGAATCGCACGTGTTCTGAGAGGCGAAATTAAAATGAAGCGCCACACGGGGCTCTTCCGTACATGGCTTATTTCAAAAGCACAGGGAATGGGAATAGGAAAACAATTTATGAATTATACGCTAAACTGGTGCAAAGAAAATAATCTTCATAAACTTTCTTTAACTGTGTTTGCTTCTAATAAAGTGGCATACGAATTGTATAAAAAGGTAGGATTTGAACAAGAAGGTGTTATGAAAGAACAAGCTTATTTTAACAATGAATATGTAGATGAAATCTATATGTCCATTTTCTTTTCATAA
- a CDS encoding carboxypeptidase M32, with the protein MREDIQKIEKQFYEYMNKIKSYHEAIGVMYWDLRTGAPKKGADQRSEVIGMMSSEAFNLSVSNEMAGFIEKLTNPESQPYINDITKKAVEECKKEYDLNKKIPPHEYKEYVTLTSKAESIWEEAKEKADFALFQPYLEKIVAFNQKFVEYWGYEGNKYNRLLDLFEPGMTVEILDEVFGKLREHIVPLVQRIAGSNTKPNTEFLFRTFPKEAQKQFSLDVLKTLGYDFEAGRLDETVHPFATGLNPGDVRITTKYAENDFRTAIFGTIHECGHALYEQNISKDLVGTVLCEGTSMGIHESQSLFFEQFVGKNKAFWQHNYDVLKQHAPGQFDDVGLEDFYRGVNEAKPSLIRIEADELTYPLHIMIRYEIEKGLINGEYKVEDLPEIWNEKYEEYLGVRPSHDGEGVLQDVHWAGGSFGYFPSYALGYMYAAQFKHTMLKDLPNYDELLEKGEISPITNWLTEHIHQYGKMKKPLEILNDVTGEGLNVDYLIQYLEEKYGQIYHV; encoded by the coding sequence ATGAGAGAAGACATACAGAAAATTGAGAAACAGTTTTATGAATACATGAATAAAATCAAAAGTTATCACGAGGCAATCGGAGTGATGTACTGGGATTTGAGAACGGGTGCTCCAAAAAAAGGGGCGGATCAGCGTTCTGAAGTGATTGGCATGATGTCATCAGAAGCGTTCAATCTTTCCGTTTCTAATGAAATGGCAGGTTTTATTGAGAAATTAACGAACCCTGAGTCACAGCCTTACATAAACGATATTACGAAAAAAGCAGTGGAAGAATGTAAAAAAGAATATGACTTAAATAAAAAGATTCCTCCGCACGAATATAAAGAATACGTTACGTTAACTTCAAAAGCGGAGTCAATTTGGGAAGAAGCAAAAGAAAAAGCAGATTTTGCTTTATTTCAACCGTACCTTGAAAAAATTGTAGCGTTTAATCAGAAGTTTGTGGAGTATTGGGGGTATGAAGGAAACAAATATAACCGTTTATTAGACCTTTTTGAACCGGGAATGACGGTTGAAATCTTAGACGAGGTATTTGGAAAGCTGCGGGAGCATATTGTGCCTCTTGTTCAGCGAATCGCCGGGTCAAATACAAAGCCCAATACGGAATTTTTATTCCGTACTTTCCCAAAAGAAGCGCAAAAGCAATTTAGTCTAGACGTGTTAAAAACACTCGGCTATGATTTTGAAGCGGGGCGCCTTGATGAAACAGTTCATCCTTTTGCTACTGGCTTAAACCCGGGAGATGTGCGCATCACGACTAAATATGCCGAAAACGATTTTCGAACGGCTATTTTTGGAACAATTCACGAATGCGGCCATGCTTTATATGAGCAGAATATTTCAAAGGATCTTGTCGGTACAGTTCTATGTGAAGGTACTTCAATGGGAATTCACGAATCACAGTCGCTGTTTTTTGAGCAGTTTGTCGGTAAAAATAAGGCATTTTGGCAGCATAATTACGACGTACTAAAACAGCATGCGCCGGGGCAATTTGACGATGTAGGTTTAGAAGATTTTTACCGAGGAGTAAATGAGGCAAAACCGTCGCTTATTCGTATTGAAGCAGATGAGTTAACGTATCCTCTTCATATTATGATTCGTTACGAAATTGAAAAAGGATTAATAAACGGGGAGTATAAAGTTGAGGATTTACCGGAAATTTGGAATGAGAAATACGAAGAATATTTAGGGGTTCGTCCAAGTCACGATGGAGAAGGCGTGCTTCAGGACGTACACTGGGCCGGAGGAAGCTTTGGGTACTTCCCTTCCTATGCTCTGGGCTATATGTACGCAGCGCAGTTTAAGCATACCATGTTAAAAGACTTGCCTAATTATGATGAACTCTTGGAAAAAGGAGAAATTTCGCCGATTACAAATTGGTTAACAGAACATATTCACCAGTACGGAAAAATGAAAAAACCTCTTGAAATTTTAAACGATGTGACGGGTGAAGGGCTAAATGTAGATTATTTAATTCAATATCTAGAAGAGAAATACGGACAAATTTATCACGTATAA
- a CDS encoding ATP-dependent DNA helicase: MMRERLPFTIERDENFFDKLNEWIGDVFYDHLPDAGLELRDEQIFMAFQIERAFKEKNVIFAEAGVGTGKTIVYLLYAICYARYIGKPAIIACADETLIEQLVKAEGDIAKLSGILDINMDVRLAKSQDQYLCLKKLDAVTARTDNENIEEIYDTLPDFVHDHSGMQSFYHYGDRKEYPHLTDEEWNQINWDTFQDCSSCEQRHRCGLTLSREHYRKAHDLIICSHDFYMEHIWTYEARKREGQLPLLPESSCVVFDEGHLLEFAAQKALTYRIQEDTLENLLTRLLENDVREEFAVKIEHAIDVYAMFFDRLSEASTEIVGSSRKEVARTNGLQSVGKELLSLLEHIGNELVFESETYTVDEYTLRIVDEYLDQIDYSLRLFMDNENAIYWVEENNWQLTLVIMPQAVKDVLKERVFAKKIPYIFTSATLSDNQSFDYLAYSLGIAKPLSFSVESPFDYDEQMKIAVKDVSDDQEEAFAEKFAFAVAQLEKTNGRALLLFNSKEELEMFKEVSKELNQYTFLFEGDQEISKLVSQFQREEETILCAVHLWEGLDIPGPSLSNVIIWSLPYPPNDPVFEAKRNQVVDPFWDADMPYMLLRLKQGVGRLIRSHNDKGLITIFMPKSTDSKVRSIIEQNVPTKIENV; the protein is encoded by the coding sequence ATGATGAGAGAGCGGTTGCCTTTTACAATTGAGCGGGATGAAAACTTTTTTGACAAATTAAATGAATGGATAGGTGATGTTTTTTATGATCATCTTCCAGACGCAGGATTAGAACTTCGGGATGAACAAATTTTTATGGCTTTTCAAATCGAACGAGCTTTTAAAGAAAAAAATGTAATCTTTGCAGAAGCAGGTGTAGGAACAGGGAAAACCATTGTGTATTTACTGTACGCTATTTGTTATGCAAGGTATATTGGCAAGCCGGCTATTATTGCCTGTGCGGATGAAACATTAATTGAACAGTTAGTAAAAGCCGAAGGAGACATTGCCAAGCTCTCTGGTATTTTAGATATTAACATGGATGTTCGCCTAGCAAAATCTCAAGATCAGTATCTGTGTTTAAAGAAATTAGATGCTGTGACAGCACGAACAGATAATGAAAACATTGAAGAAATTTACGATACGCTTCCTGATTTTGTTCATGATCATAGTGGTATGCAGTCGTTCTATCACTACGGAGACCGTAAAGAATATCCTCATTTAACGGATGAGGAATGGAATCAAATTAACTGGGATACGTTTCAAGATTGCTCTTCCTGTGAGCAGCGTCATAGATGTGGCTTAACGCTTTCACGCGAGCACTATAGAAAAGCACATGACTTAATTATTTGCTCTCACGATTTTTACATGGAACACATTTGGACATATGAAGCCCGCAAGCGTGAAGGACAGCTTCCGCTTCTTCCTGAAAGCAGCTGTGTTGTATTTGATGAAGGTCACCTGCTGGAATTTGCTGCACAAAAGGCTTTAACGTATCGCATTCAAGAAGATACGTTAGAAAACTTGTTAACGCGTCTATTAGAAAATGACGTGCGAGAAGAATTTGCTGTGAAGATCGAGCACGCTATCGATGTGTATGCAATGTTCTTTGACCGTTTAAGTGAAGCAAGCACAGAAATCGTTGGTTCTAGCCGTAAAGAAGTAGCCCGAACAAACGGATTACAAAGTGTAGGAAAAGAACTTTTATCGCTGCTTGAACATATCGGAAACGAGCTTGTGTTTGAGAGTGAGACCTATACAGTAGACGAATATACGCTGCGAATTGTAGATGAGTACCTAGATCAAATTGATTATTCGCTGCGCTTATTTATGGACAACGAAAATGCCATCTACTGGGTGGAAGAAAACAACTGGCAGCTGACGTTGGTTATTATGCCGCAAGCAGTAAAAGACGTCTTAAAAGAACGAGTATTTGCGAAGAAAATACCATACATTTTCACTTCTGCCACTCTTTCAGATAACCAATCGTTCGATTATTTAGCATATAGCTTAGGAATTGCAAAGCCGCTTTCTTTTTCCGTTGAATCGCCATTTGATTATGATGAGCAAATGAAAATTGCGGTGAAAGATGTTTCCGATGATCAAGAAGAAGCGTTTGCTGAAAAATTTGCCTTTGCTGTTGCTCAGCTCGAAAAAACGAACGGACGAGCACTTTTATTGTTTAACAGTAAAGAAGAACTAGAGATGTTCAAAGAAGTTTCCAAAGAGTTAAATCAGTACACATTTTTATTTGAAGGCGATCAAGAAATCAGTAAATTAGTGTCTCAGTTCCAAAGGGAAGAAGAAACGATTTTATGCGCTGTTCATTTGTGGGAAGGGTTGGATATTCCTGGACCTTCGTTATCGAATGTAATTATTTGGTCTCTGCCGTATCCGCCAAATGATCCGGTCTTTGAAGCAAAGCGCAATCAAGTAGTCGATCCATTTTGGGATGCAGATATGCCGTATATGCTTCTTCGCTTAAAGCAAGGAGTTGGAAGGCTGATTCGCTCTCATAATGATAAGGGTCTAATCACGATCTTTATGCCAAAAAGCACAGATTCAAAAGTGCGTTCAATCATTGAACAAAATGTTCCAACGAAAATAGAAAACGTATAA